A window of Glycine soja cultivar W05 chromosome 13, ASM419377v2, whole genome shotgun sequence genomic DNA:
aataaatttaataataaaataatcatatatttcttataattacaaaacaatgttatcttttttcttatacATAAGATAAGACGGAaggtaataatataatataaaattattttacgatAATTCATAATAATTACACTCTAAAAATTAtgtctttctcttctaataagACCATATCATGTTACTTAACTCATTTAATATGTGTATAAGATATTTTTAGATACTCTTTATAATGAAATATTAATCTTCACTTGAAGTACTTGTGTTCCTTATTCCAAGTACTATTTTGAAAGTTTAAACCCTTGACATTGAAGAAACATTTCAATGAATTTCGGATACCAGGGTTTTTTGGCGGTGCTTCAATTACTTTTGatgatgaaaatttattttgttttttaataatgttattacttgtacaaattatttcatattaattaatcacCTTTGAAATTTATGTTATGGTGAAGAAAATGTGTGGAAGAGATATTTTGCTAGTGATTATTAATTTGCTAGTAATTAATCACCTTTATTCTTTTGAAGTCAAAATACTCAATTTCTGTTCAAAGTCACTCGAGTGCAATAGTATGAGGCATTACCTGCCATATGCCAGAGCTTTCCAGGATCAGGCAAAAGGGAAATACCACTTTCACACAGTtcctccattttatttgttaagcAATATCCAAAAACAGTAGCTGCAGCCAGTGGCAGCAGATGAAGTACACCTGCAGATAGAGATCTTCACTTTCTGCCTCCAGAGTACACATGATGTTAAGCTTCAATCTGAACCCATTATTCTTGGATCACTTTCTCTCACTCTCTCAACTGTGAAGTCTCCAAAGCTCTCTTGTAAGAGATCCGTAAGTCTTAATAATTACTTATTCTATGGGAACAAAgtcaaatgttttttaattttttttcttcttctttttaaaataattaatatatagttCTCTTTTAATTCTTCTCTCTTCAGGTTGCAGATTTGGactgaaaattacattagataaAGAAAGCTCCATGGAAGGAAACTATCTGAACAGAAACAGTACTACTCCACAGAGAGAGGATAGCTTTGGTTTTGAGGAGCATTCATGGGGAACTCCATGGCCTGCTAGAAACTATGCTTGTAGCTTTTGCAAGAGAGAGTTTAGGTCTGCTCAAGCATTGGGTGGACACATGAATGTTCACAGAAGGGATAGGGCAAGATTGAGATCATCCTTATCTTCGTGGGTTTCCGAATGccctaaacctaaccctaatAATAACCCAACTCTTCTTCCACCACCCTCTTCTTCTTCACCATCTCCTTTGCCTGATGAGCCTTTGAACTATGCAcatccttctccactttgtAGCCCTTGTCTCACTTTGTCTTCTTCACCCTCCCCAGCTTCTACCAGTGGAGACAAGAAACCAAGACTCACCCCTTCTCATCAATTTCCTCTTTTGATTCCTCAAAGCGAAATTAAGATGATGAGTATGAATACAAGGAGTGATTTCATTGCTGATGAGGAAATGAAGGGCTgtgtggtggaggaggaggagcaCAAGGGTTTTAAGAATAATGAGCAAAACATTACGTTGGAGTTAGGAATAGGGTTGCTTAAACACCAAGAGGAGAAGTTAGATTTGGAGCTTCGCCTCGGGCATTAATTTCTAGCCAGGTGCAATTTTATCAAACTAATTAATGTATGTTCAGCACTGCAAGTAATTTGCAACTttgtatttgtttaaatttcttGCACTAATTTGGGAACCAGTTGAAGCTGcagttttatattatatatatgttaattctACATTTCAATTAAGGACTCAATCATTTTGTGTGCTTTAATTTAGTAATTTGGCGTTAAAGTTGGATATAGCTAGCTCTATCTTGTAGCTTGATATATTAATCTAGCCATTGAATGGTCGATCCAAGGTGCCTAGAAAACCAATTTGGAGCAATGGTCAAGTGATAGAAATAAAAAGCCACAAATCACAATCAGAAGGTAACATTGAATCTTCAATTAATTATAGATGCCAAATTTTCATAATGTTGTATATTATCGGTCTCATGATTAACTGGCAGTTAAATTTTGCTCTTGGATGGTCTTCATTCTTCACCTTAAGAGTTTGACAGCCAATGAGCACAGTTCTTGTTTAAATTAGTTTGACTGAATATGATTTCCTATAAACTAAAATTTCCTCTGCTGTTTTCTCTAGATACATTAGCATGTGgctctgataaaaaaatattataacatcCATGCATTTTCCTGGGTATATACATGCCCCCGTAGCCTTTACGTTTATGTTATGTTCTTTCTTGGAAACACACTACCACGTCGAATCATAGATCAGTGAGACTAAAACATATACtactatttaattatcaaaaaattCTCAATAAGTTTGACTGTACTAGTATGTGTTAATTATactttacatatataaaaaaattaagatcaaTGTAATAATCTTACAGAACATTTTAGTTTGAAATctaaaaatcatattatcaGAAAATCAGAAAATCTTTACATTATAGGAAAATACCGTtgatgcggttgcaattgcgaTCATAATACGTTTACAACTAATCAAAATACCTTAATTTTGCTATCACAATTGCAGTTGCGGACCTATGTTTAAAACCATGAACCCTATCAAGTAATtgaatgcttcaaatgttgtcAATGTGCTAACTGCCTTATACACCAATTTGTCGGTgcagtttttttatattgacaTCATAGAATAAAATTACCAGTTCAACCTTCTTCCTaattttcacacacacacatatcatGTATTTAATGCTCCTGCTTTTGGTACGTGATGATAGAAGACCAAAAACATATACGAACAAGAGACAATCATGTATACGATTACGTAagcataataatataaatgcGACTATAGGAGTAGAATGTGAAAGGGAAGACCCAGAAATGATGTCAGAATCAGGGACATTCAACGTGCTACGAATTTGAAGTCTTTTTCAGATAGAACTGTTGAACAGAACAAAGAGGACAGAGAATGCAATGCGAGAGAGATGAATGCATTGCAAATTGCAACATAGTATATAAATAGTGTAGCAATCCATGGATTGATAGGTGGAAAACTCAACTCTTTATTTCCTTGTCCAATTGATTCAAAATGGTTAGTTTTGGTGTTTCCCAGCATTAGATATTTTGCCTGTTCCCTATGTGATGATGTGGTTCCATACCATGATGACCTTTCCCTAAACGGAAACTCTTAGTTTTTTACAGTACCAATCAAAACAAGAAatgctttttctctctctcgatTGCTATGTGGAATTCAGTAtccaatattaaattaattaaaaaattcctctcacccattataattattatactataaaaaaattgtcttaatataattgttattttaatcttttaatataacattatttttttttaattttaccacttataaattaataatgaattataaaatctataaattaattaattataatgtaagattaattttgtaaattattttttttatctatctgttattttttttgtttgtataaaataatataaaatgactatTATTTTTGGAGGAAGGATGTATTAATCATTTCATGTCATTGTAAGTGTCTAGGGAGAGGTTTGAAATTACTTGAGAGGACCGTAAGGGAATTGAATTAGCTTTGAAGAATTGAATTGAAGTAGTGTGCATAGTGCAATGATGTCACAAAATGTGTATGAATTAGGGAATGAAGGTGGGGAAGATGGACATGTGTGTGTACAACAAATGCTGCTAAAGGGCAGTTTTAGTGAAAGAAGGAAGAATGGGATAAAGTAAGCTAGTCGGCGCATGTCACtatcctcttcttctcttccatttactttttcttttcctttcaccCAAACTACCTTTGCCATCAATGGCTAACCCCCACCCTTTCCCCAAACAagaattaaacaagaaaaatactAGTAAATCAAACTACCTTTTGTCTCCTTTTTCATTATAAACAGAGATCGGGTCTCTCAGATTATAGGTTTACATAGTTTATTCTTCATGGGTTTGATTTTGTCCCTCAtgcattttggatttttttttatgatatatatttttttatgatatatattttattggttattGAAAGGTCTCTATCCGaggtttataaaaaaatataaccatTCACTATTCAGCATTCTGTggcttaattatgttttaatatGTGGGCCTCATGGCATTTTGGGTTTCttcaacaaaaaagtaaaaataagtccATCTACTAGCAATTTAAAAGTATTACACATGAAAGACATTCTGTAAAGGGAAAAATATTCAAGAGTAGTGTCTTTGGAAACCATTCTGAGATGCAGTTTATCTTGtccaacataaaaaataaaaaataaaacaaaatgcaTGGAAGCTAGCAAGTATCGGTACTTCAACAAAGACTTGAAAAATCAGGTCAATTACAGCTCTAGAAGAGTTTCCAAACACACTTTTAAAgagtgtatgtatgtatatatatatatatatatatatagagagagagagagagagagagagagagagagagaggcatcAACTTAGTCTTTAGAATGATGTTATATCGTATTTCAAACTGTTTACACTTCCTTTATGACTAAGCAATTATTCTTCGTAATTTTAATAGCACAAATTATATATGCATATTCACACATACATTATAATCCCTATTCATCAAACATGAAATTCCTTAATCATCTACGTTGCGTTCATTTacctattaaaaaatatattttctttaaaaatcaaTACATTAGTGACAAAATTGCTTGTTCGTCACTAATGTTAGTACCACTAAATTTTTAGTAatggatttttaaaaattacatgtaaatTGATTTgtcactaaaatatttttttaacattttttatttgttaaatcaGTTAACTGTCTACTAAAATAATCAAACTATATTACACTTCTGggcattaaattattaaataatcagAAATCATTGTAagcatgtaattaattaaacgaaatttttttaaagatcatttttattttgaggGGAGAGaccaaaaatttattaaatagcaAGGAATATCCCCATCCATCGACAAGAATTTATTAGTTCTTATTTCTTACGCTTTACCCTCAATACATCAACAAATATTCCGTTTAGTACATATATgcttcaaattaaataaacaattgCGGGACCTCTCTCTTCACATTCTCCGGTGATTATTTTAATGTTGTCTTTTTAGACTTGTGTTTTGTCTTTCTTCAACACGAAATATAAaagatcaatatttttttgtttacaacaGTGAAAATATCTAAACAAATACATGTTTGATTGATTCAATGGAAATTAATAGAAGCCAGTTTGGGCTATTGAGTATTGTGTACTGCTGACCATGACCATCTATTCTAATTCTCTCTCTGGCAACGTTGAAAGAACTCACACCTTGTTTTACGGCTTAAAAAACTGGTGACCTATGAAATGAAACATCATTTACTTGTTATTGCCAAAAGGAAAAGACACAGATAACTGTAGAATTTGTTACTACAATcatattatgtatatatatagcaTCAATTATAAGGAAAAGGTTGAGAAGGATACCATCCTAATTCCTACTTAACCTGCTTTTTAGATAACAACACCaagcaaacaaaaataataataataaatattaaaattaaagaggGAAATTTGGTAGGAAAATCCACTACACTTGCGTTGTtgtctttcattttcttgtcaTTGTCCTTGTCTTATGTCTCATCACTTTTTTCTTATAAGTTTTTTGCTGATTAAGTCAGAAGACTAATATCTAGTTGAAACTCAATGAAATTAACTCACCACACTATGTATATATGCGTGAGTATGTATCTATATTTCTACCTATATACACCATATCTCTACAATGCATGGGTTGCTTTCGACTACCAAATTAATTGAGGAATCTTAACCATGCCACTAATTACGAATGTGCGTGccaattgtaaaataaaaagccAGAATATACCTAGGTTCAAGCAGCTAGCTAGCAGATTTACTAAATAACTGGAACTTTTCGTTAACAAATATTCTTGttttaagaatttcaattgtcaattcattttgttgtttgcatctataaaattaataacttggAAGTAGCTGCAAGTTACCGTCGATTAAATTGTTTTCTTACTATATTTGTTATTAAATCTATGATTGGAACTAATAATGGTGATGTTAGTGAATAAATCGCAGGCTAACATAAGAACCCTGTCGCTTTTGCTTAATAAGAGAGAATTGTCTTTTAGCATTGGTAAAGGGAATAAGGAATTTGATTTAtcaacagaaaataaaagaggTTATACAGAGCGTACAGAAACAGAACtcaattaatcaaatttgtTAGGATTGCTATAACTGAAGCTTTGAAAtccattattaaatttaattattcctAATCTGCATCAATATTTCACGTTGCGGTCAAATGAGATTGCTAGAAATACTTTCTATCATTTTCCCgttatagagaaaaaaaaattctcctcaaattaagtgctacatataaataaaaa
This region includes:
- the LOC114380954 gene encoding transcriptional regulator SUPERMAN-like translates to MEGNYLNRNSTTPQREDSFGFEEHSWGTPWPARNYACSFCKREFRSAQALGGHMNVHRRDRARLRSSLSSWVSECPKPNPNNNPTLLPPPSSSSPSPLPDEPLNYAHPSPLCSPCLTLSSSPSPASTSGDKKPRLTPSHQFPLLIPQSEIKMMSMNTRSDFIADEEMKGCVVEEEEHKGFKNNEQNITLELGIGLLKHQEEKLDLELRLGH